In Gammaproteobacteria bacterium, the genomic stretch GCGCACGCGATAGGTCTTCTGAGGCAAAAACCGGTTGTAAAACTGGTGCGCGGCCGGGTTCGGAGCCGGGCCTGTGCCCAGTGACTTGGGCTGCAACACCGGCGGTATGGGCAGCGCTTCCACCCACGGCGTGGTGGGCGGGCTGGGTAGGATAACGACCTGCGCGCCCGCTTTGGTCAACCAGGCGCCGCCCATACCCAACAGGCCGCCGCCGCCGGTGACCAGTCCCATCTTCAGAAGCTCGCGGCGGCTAAGGCGCGCCTGCGCGATCTCGCGTTGCAGGTCTAGAAGCCTGTGCATGGTGCGTTGCGCTTTGGTCAACATGTCTGCTTTTTCCTTAATCGATGAATTGTCCCGCAGCGCCCTGAATGGGGCGCTCTTGTTAAATGGCCGCGTTGCTGGCGTTGGGTACCGACATCGAGCTTAAGATGGACTCGACGATACCCATCGGGCGCGTCATCGCCGGACACCCGGCCCAGCGGCGGAGGCGGTCGTTGCCGAAACGCAGGATGCCGGTGTGCTCCGCGTCGATCGCGTCGAGCGCCGGGTTCGGGTTGTAGAACCCCAGCGCGACGCGTAATTCTTGAATGTCCTCACGGCTGCCCGTAAGGAATTGCCAGCCGGGCTTTACCTGAAACAGTCGGGCGTAGCTATGCAGGACGCCCACCGTGTCCACCTCGGGTTGCAGGGTGATGGAATACATGAACAGATCGCGTCCCACGCGATCTCCGAGCAGCCGCTGCACATGGCGCAGGTTCTGGGTCATGAGAGGGCACGAGTCCCCGCACCCGGTGTACATTACGTTGACGGTGACCACCCTGCCTTTGACCAGA encodes the following:
- a CDS encoding SCO family protein; amino-acid sequence: MPMLTHEGRAVRFYDDLVKGRVVTVNVMYTGCGDSCPLMTQNLRHVQRLLGDRVGRDLFMYSITLQPEVDTVGVLHSYARLFQVKPGWQFLTGSREDIQELRVALGFYNPNPALDAIDAEHTGILRFGNDRLRRWAGCPAMTRPMGIVESILSSMSVPNASNAAI